Proteins encoded together in one Stigmatella aurantiaca window:
- a CDS encoding alpha/beta fold hydrolase, producing MLLHGFGGCARNWHPFTAKLSERHRLIIVDLRGHGRSTNPENKFTHREAAGDVFLLLEKLGVDHFSAMGMSSGGMALLHMATSQPKRIDSMVLISATSHFPDQARTIMRRASFGTMPQQVQAMYRECAHRGDEQIRQLIAQFNALSEDYDDMNFTAQSLSTIAARTLVVHGDRDRFFPVEIPVSIYRSIPDAALWIIPGGDHVPIYDPKVPFTSTALQFLDGPHSR from the coding sequence GTGCTCTTGCATGGATTTGGCGGTTGTGCACGAAACTGGCATCCCTTTACCGCCAAGCTCTCAGAGCGCCATCGACTGATCATCGTAGATCTGCGTGGCCATGGTCGATCCACCAATCCCGAGAACAAGTTCACGCATCGGGAAGCGGCCGGTGACGTGTTCCTCTTGCTTGAAAAGTTAGGGGTCGATCACTTCTCGGCCATGGGTATGAGTTCTGGCGGCATGGCGCTCCTTCATATGGCGACGAGCCAACCCAAGCGCATCGACTCAATGGTGTTGATTAGTGCAACATCCCATTTTCCCGATCAGGCAAGGACCATCATGCGTAGAGCTTCGTTTGGCACCATGCCCCAACAAGTGCAAGCGATGTATCGGGAGTGCGCACACCGCGGTGATGAACAAATTCGTCAACTCATTGCGCAGTTCAATGCGTTAAGCGAAGACTACGACGATATGAATTTCACTGCACAAAGTTTATCAACCATTGCAGCTCGTACGCTCGTTGTGCACGGTGATCGCGACCGCTTTTTCCCCGTTGAAATTCCTGTAAGCATCTACCGTTCCATACCGGATGCAGCGTTATGGATTATTCCTGGCGGAGACCACGTTCCTATCTATGATCCCAAGGTTCCATTCACCTCAACAGCCCTGCAATTCCTTGATGGGCCACACAGCAGGTAG
- a CDS encoding HNH endonuclease: MILLLSLLLLTGSPGVAWSSALQQAAHVNKVGGLPWYEAPQATPPEVVAGGRPGGRFTQKKKALVKQDNASRNEGKTQCESCGLETVSAEQHKKGVTPPKNETHVDHVVPRAKGGTNDPENGQVLCRECNIKKGDNEQ; this comes from the coding sequence GTGATTCTTTTGCTCAGTCTCCTGCTGCTTACAGGCAGCCCTGGCGTGGCATGGAGTTCTGCTCTCCAGCAGGCAGCCCATGTAAACAAGGTGGGCGGCCTTCCTTGGTATGAAGCCCCTCAGGCAACACCGCCGGAAGTTGTGGCTGGAGGGCGGCCAGGCGGACGCTTCACCCAGAAGAAAAAGGCCCTGGTCAAGCAGGACAACGCTTCTCGTAACGAAGGCAAGACCCAATGCGAAAGTTGCGGTCTTGAGACTGTTTCAGCGGAACAGCACAAGAAGGGCGTCACGCCCCCCAAGAACGAGACCCACGTCGATCACGTCGTCCCCAGGGCCAAAGGTGGGACAAACGATCCTGAAAACGGACAGGTCCTGTGCCGAGAGTGCAACATCAAGAAAGGTGACAACGAGCAGTGA
- a CDS encoding DUF4265 domain-containing protein gives MAMNARGSDQYVKVLFDLEQDEDGYPPASAETLWAVRIGDGLFQIDNIPFFVHGIAVNDIVSATPEEGVFRYKEVVQPSGHGTIRLIVNETSDVQAVRDLFRQLGCSSELSHLPRLIAVDVPPSLSSQALRKVLDAGQEQDRWGYEEACLPQV, from the coding sequence ATGGCTATGAATGCTCGCGGGAGTGATCAATACGTCAAGGTGTTGTTCGATCTGGAGCAAGACGAAGATGGCTACCCTCCAGCGTCTGCGGAGACGCTCTGGGCTGTCCGGATTGGCGACGGGCTCTTCCAGATCGACAACATTCCCTTCTTCGTGCACGGCATCGCGGTGAACGACATCGTGTCCGCGACTCCCGAAGAGGGCGTCTTCCGCTACAAGGAGGTCGTCCAGCCCTCGGGGCACGGCACGATCCGGCTCATCGTCAATGAGACGTCTGACGTACAGGCCGTACGCGATCTTTTCAGGCAACTGGGGTGTTCATCGGAGCTAAGTCATCTCCCCCGCTTGATTGCCGTCGACGTTCCCCCTTCCTTGTCGTCGCAGGCGCTCAGGAAGGTGCTGGACGCCGGCCAGGAGCAGGACCGCTGGGGCTACGAGGAAGCCTGTCTGCCTCAAGTTTGA
- a CDS encoding invertase recombinase-like protein codes for MKLFRVCLTSLMVLLAACGDSTDPEGPSEPGPSQPDAGTPQPDAGTEAPDSGTDETPDSGTEVPDAGTETPDAGTEVPDAGTETPDAGTGTPDAGPSVLDNWSFEEWPGTLPSQWLGSTSNLTSDAVQKVTASPSHGLNAVRLSNASGTHKRFTTVAKSMPAGRYSCTYQVRGSGEVRNAFFGTDYSSYSSYTTVETQDWTRVSYAFNLANPVYDTFELIFSLRNTQGDHLSLDDVRCTRAPEPCDGVSCQSWERCVNATAACEPLSGRCNDATQCSPWQTCDAAHTCVTAANRCVRHADCASTPQTPVCDTASHLCVEGNPCAGVVCNNPATSCNPTTGVCELSPGACFTTYDCRGALPACDPATRRCVSAEHPANILRNGGFENWSHTSIPYYGTPYIPDFWYGLDNGVADPGSEIKPSRLVPYTQAVHGGSRALQFVVPLQTAERFTLQKFNVPAGNYSCSYRVRGHGTIRHRIYSSAGWSPQTDFITVDSDAWEPVFFRFTGNVRDWRLLLYPSRSVADRDHLQVDDVVCTKD; via the coding sequence GTGAAGTTGTTCCGAGTGTGCCTGACGTCGCTGATGGTCCTGCTGGCCGCCTGCGGTGATTCGACGGATCCAGAAGGGCCCTCTGAGCCCGGTCCGTCACAACCGGACGCGGGCACGCCGCAGCCGGATGCTGGCACCGAGGCGCCAGATTCAGGCACGGATGAGACGCCTGATTCGGGCACGGAGGTTCCGGACGCGGGTACCGAGACGCCTGACGCGGGCACGGAGGTTCCGGACGCGGGCACTGAGACGCCTGACGCGGGCACCGGGACGCCTGACGCCGGGCCGAGCGTCCTCGACAACTGGAGCTTCGAGGAATGGCCCGGCACGCTTCCCTCCCAATGGCTGGGCAGCACGTCGAACCTCACCAGCGACGCGGTGCAGAAGGTGACGGCGAGTCCCTCCCACGGCCTCAACGCGGTCCGGCTGAGCAATGCCTCGGGGACACACAAGCGCTTCACCACCGTCGCGAAGTCCATGCCCGCAGGCCGCTACTCCTGCACCTACCAGGTGCGGGGATCCGGTGAGGTCCGCAACGCCTTCTTCGGCACCGACTACTCCTCGTACTCGAGCTACACCACGGTCGAGACACAGGACTGGACCCGGGTGTCGTACGCCTTCAACCTCGCCAACCCCGTCTACGACACCTTCGAGCTCATCTTCAGCCTCCGCAACACCCAGGGCGACCACCTGAGCCTCGACGACGTGCGCTGCACTCGCGCCCCGGAGCCGTGTGACGGGGTCAGCTGCCAGTCCTGGGAGCGCTGCGTGAACGCCACCGCGGCCTGTGAGCCGCTCTCCGGCCGCTGCAACGACGCCACCCAGTGCAGCCCATGGCAGACCTGCGATGCGGCCCACACGTGCGTGACCGCGGCGAACCGCTGCGTCCGCCACGCGGATTGCGCCAGCACTCCGCAGACGCCCGTCTGTGACACCGCCTCGCACCTCTGCGTGGAAGGCAATCCATGCGCGGGCGTCGTCTGCAACAACCCGGCGACGAGCTGCAACCCCACGACGGGCGTGTGTGAGCTGTCCCCGGGGGCCTGCTTCACCACCTATGACTGCCGCGGCGCCCTGCCCGCCTGCGACCCGGCGACCCGGCGCTGTGTCTCCGCCGAGCATCCCGCGAACATCCTCCGCAACGGCGGCTTCGAGAACTGGAGCCACACGTCCATTCCGTACTACGGCACTCCATACATTCCCGACTTCTGGTACGGGCTGGACAACGGCGTCGCGGATCCGGGCTCGGAGATCAAGCCCTCGCGCCTGGTGCCCTACACGCAGGCGGTGCACGGGGGCTCGCGTGCACTCCAGTTCGTCGTCCCCCTCCAGACCGCCGAGCGCTTCACGCTCCAGAAGTTCAACGTGCCGGCCGGCAACTACTCCTGCTCGTACCGGGTGAGGGGCCACGGCACCATCCGCCACCGCATCTACTCGAGCGCCGGCTGGAGCCCCCAGACGGACTTCATCACGGTGGACAGCGATGCCTGGGAGCCGGTGTTCTTCCGCTTCACCGGCAACGTGCGTGACTGGCGCCTGCTCCTCTATCCCAGCCGCAGCGTGGCGGACCGCGACCACCTCCAGGTGGACGACGTGGTCTGCACGAAGGACTAG
- a CDS encoding class I adenylate-forming enzyme family protein, whose product MIDLLPAGARVVVRLPNGPGLAKALIDCFDRELVAVPLHPRSTDSAVRGIVDRVSASAVLDEHGLHDTGHPAAHPDAEGLAFLMFTSGSTGPQKGVMLGRKAVLGNAAKTARLHGLTPDRPHGTCLPLYHCNALVMSLLGTHLTGTPLVLHNGADPAGYFAALRAAGARTASIVPALLADLLEVAPEWPESLEYLITAAAPLTPELARRFHDRYGPRLRQGYGLTEAVNFSFTTPLLDASAFTRQYLEQHPPVGVALPETELRLVDGEVWVRTPDMMRGYWQDPAATAAALTEDGWLRTGDLGELREGLLVLRGRAGERINRGGEKHYPLDVEQTWREAGLGGRFAAVAVAEPTLGHEFGLVATDQPVEAVRAVCENSPLRPASVQFGGFQATSTGKPQRKAMGRSLVALRYAPARYERLLRYASATAHDLLRSGVDDAGLRALAGSVDAPAREGEEVVFEALEFMRAHWHRRADPGLAEAKARWRERLSTEWPLAGYAELAERLREAHPGAGVTRHLPTFTTPDGCPWALGPLLSFLDFPPQEPGDRWQGLAGLREAGFAVVGCALLRAGRHDLGGVLWAHTPTSENRGNA is encoded by the coding sequence ATGATTGACCTCCTGCCTGCTGGTGCCCGCGTGGTGGTGCGGCTGCCCAACGGACCCGGCCTGGCCAAGGCCCTGATCGACTGCTTCGACCGCGAGCTCGTCGCGGTGCCCCTGCACCCGCGCAGCACGGACAGCGCGGTGCGCGGCATCGTCGACCGGGTCTCCGCCTCCGCCGTGCTGGACGAGCACGGGCTGCACGACACCGGCCACCCCGCCGCACACCCGGACGCCGAGGGCCTGGCGTTCCTGATGTTCACCTCGGGCTCCACAGGCCCGCAGAAGGGCGTCATGCTCGGCCGGAAGGCGGTGCTGGGCAACGCGGCCAAGACCGCCAGGCTCCACGGGCTCACCCCTGACCGGCCGCACGGTACCTGCCTGCCGCTGTACCACTGCAACGCGCTGGTCATGTCGTTGCTGGGCACCCACCTGACCGGCACCCCCCTGGTGCTGCACAACGGCGCGGACCCGGCCGGGTACTTCGCCGCGCTGCGGGCCGCCGGGGCCCGGACCGCCTCCATCGTGCCCGCGCTGCTGGCCGACCTGCTGGAGGTCGCACCGGAGTGGCCGGAGAGCCTGGAGTACCTCATCACCGCGGCCGCGCCGCTGACCCCGGAACTGGCCCGCCGCTTCCACGACCGCTACGGCCCGAGGCTGCGCCAGGGCTACGGCCTGACCGAGGCGGTGAACTTCAGCTTCACCACACCCTTGCTCGACGCGTCCGCGTTCACCCGCCAGTACCTGGAGCAGCACCCGCCGGTCGGCGTGGCGCTGCCGGAGACCGAGCTGCGGCTGGTCGACGGCGAGGTGTGGGTGCGGACCCCGGACATGATGCGCGGCTACTGGCAGGACCCGGCGGCCACGGCGGCGGCGCTGACCGAGGACGGCTGGCTGCGCACCGGGGACCTCGGTGAGCTGCGCGAGGGCCTGCTGGTGCTGCGGGGCCGGGCCGGGGAGCGCATCAACCGGGGAGGGGAGAAGCACTACCCACTGGACGTCGAGCAGACCTGGCGCGAGGCCGGGCTGGGCGGGCGGTTCGCGGCGGTGGCCGTCGCCGAACCCACGCTCGGCCACGAGTTCGGGCTCGTCGCCACGGACCAGCCGGTGGAGGCCGTGCGCGCGGTGTGCGAGAACAGCCCGCTGCGGCCCGCCTCGGTGCAGTTCGGCGGCTTCCAGGCCACCTCGACCGGCAAACCCCAGCGCAAGGCCATGGGCCGCTCGCTGGTCGCGCTGCGCTACGCGCCCGCCCGGTACGAGCGGCTGCTGCGCTACGCCTCGGCCACCGCGCACGACCTGCTCCGCTCCGGTGTGGACGATGCCGGGCTGCGTGCCCTGGCCGGGTCCGTGGACGCGCCCGCGCGGGAGGGCGAGGAAGTGGTGTTCGAGGCGCTGGAGTTCATGCGCGCCCACTGGCACCGGCGTGCGGACCCCGGGCTGGCGGAGGCGAAAGCCCGCTGGCGCGAGCGGTTGAGCACCGAATGGCCACTGGCCGGGTATGCCGAACTCGCCGAGCGCCTGCGCGAGGCCCACCCGGGCGCGGGGGTGACCCGCCACCTGCCCACGTTCACCACCCCTGACGGATGCCCGTGGGCACTCGGCCCCCTGCTGTCCTTTTTGGATTTCCCCCCCCAGGAGCCGGGCGACCGGTGGCAGGGGCTCGCCGGACTGCGCGAGGCGGGCTTCGCCGTCGTCGGCTGCGCACTGCTGCGCGCGGGCCGCCACGATCTCGGCGGCGTGCTGTGGGCCCATACCCCGACGAGCGAAAACAGAGGCAACGCATGA